One Candidatus Methylomirabilota bacterium DNA segment encodes these proteins:
- a CDS encoding AAA family ATPase, with the protein MRASQAPRLSLSLLGGFRARLGPDRPLSLSNKAQALLAYLAADPGRRHPRDKLATLLWSGTSDEQARQSLRQALATLRRALAPQAILIAEHGEVALEGQALDVDVVRFEALVGDGSTGALAEAAALYEGDLLEGIRVKEPPFEEWLLAQRERLRELAVEALARLLADQTDRRPAAPAIRTAMRILALDPARESVHRDLMRLFERQGRRGDALRQYRLCVDALQRELGLEPGPETRQLYRDIVRSAQPHAAPSTTEPDKAPPGQPGRAVQREPITLMGRDAEMARLHGALTALGRGEGRLVVLLGEAGIGKTSLLEALEAEAHRQGVRCHPGRSYLSEQVLSFAPWIDALRAGERLDDPRLVARLGPAWTAELARLMPEFKRGTPDRAGEGAQRLFEAVTHLLSCLAVEHPRLIMLEDLHWADEMSLRLLAFVARRMRSARVLLVVTAREEEVTGTPAAAVLAELAEDPRVERLTLSPLSGQETATLVKSLARAGTSTDTVARLAEQIFTTSEGNPFIVVETMRALADGTVAQTPTGPALPVRVREVIAGRLERLGERSRGVLAVASVIGREFDFALLQGASGLDEVEAAEEVERLVRRRLLRVVGERFDFVHERVREVVHGQLLPPRRVLLHAAVARALERLPALRPDEHVERLAHHTFRGELWDEAVVYGQRAGAVAAERSASAQAGACFDQALEALTRLPESRATLEQAIELRGFRIAHHFALGERDAVLRCVQEAALHAERLGNPLYLARVATLRANALWYAGDILRALEAGTRALALAEATGDAPTLIHANLNLGMISGSVGDHQRATGLLARATRLLGGDLERERMGRTLYPSVNTRGELARSQAELGDFEAASATIAEALRIAEAIRHTSTLNVLRLDGCHVLLCRGDFVEAMPGLETCLEYFRAAGLPAWSCAARAMLGYAQAKTGRPGTGIALLREALEELARGRRTREVVFLGYLSEAHVLAREPDAAIELAERALALSRARHERAAEARLIFLRGQIHAQAVERDERTCERHYHVALALATELGLRPLVAECRLGLGTLWRASDPGRAREHLAAAGAMFQQMGMRFTE; encoded by the coding sequence GTGAGGGCGTCTCAAGCACCTAGGCTCTCGCTCAGCCTCCTCGGAGGCTTTCGGGCCCGGCTGGGCCCCGATCGCCCTCTCAGCCTGTCCAACAAGGCTCAGGCGCTGCTCGCGTACCTCGCGGCGGACCCTGGCCGCCGCCATCCCCGCGACAAGCTCGCGACGCTCTTGTGGTCTGGTACGAGTGACGAGCAAGCCCGCCAGAGCTTGCGACAGGCTCTGGCCACCCTGCGCCGTGCGCTCGCGCCCCAGGCGATCCTGATCGCGGAGCACGGAGAGGTGGCGCTCGAGGGGCAGGCCCTCGATGTGGACGTCGTGAGATTCGAGGCCCTGGTGGGAGACGGCTCGACGGGCGCCCTCGCGGAGGCCGCGGCCCTCTACGAAGGCGATCTCCTCGAAGGCATCCGTGTGAAGGAGCCGCCGTTCGAGGAATGGCTTCTCGCGCAGCGGGAGCGTCTGCGTGAGCTGGCCGTCGAGGCCCTCGCGAGGCTGCTCGCGGACCAGACGGATCGGAGACCGGCCGCGCCGGCCATCCGGACTGCGATGCGGATCCTGGCGCTCGACCCTGCGCGGGAATCGGTCCATCGGGACCTGATGCGGCTCTTCGAGCGCCAGGGGCGACGGGGCGACGCGCTCAGACAGTACCGGCTGTGCGTGGATGCGCTGCAACGAGAGCTCGGGCTGGAGCCGGGACCGGAGACCAGGCAGCTCTACCGGGACATCGTTCGATCCGCTCAGCCACATGCCGCTCCGAGCACCACCGAGCCTGACAAGGCCCCGCCGGGGCAGCCCGGGCGGGCCGTCCAGCGCGAGCCGATCACGCTCATGGGACGCGACGCCGAGATGGCCCGCCTGCACGGGGCCCTCACCGCGCTCGGACGCGGAGAGGGCCGGCTGGTGGTCCTCCTCGGGGAAGCCGGCATCGGAAAGACCAGCCTGCTCGAAGCGCTCGAGGCCGAGGCGCACCGGCAGGGCGTCCGCTGCCATCCGGGGCGCTCCTACCTGAGCGAGCAGGTCCTCTCCTTCGCTCCGTGGATCGACGCGCTTCGCGCCGGCGAGCGGCTCGATGATCCGCGGCTCGTGGCGCGCCTGGGCCCGGCATGGACGGCGGAGCTGGCGCGCCTCATGCCGGAGTTCAAGCGTGGTACGCCGGATCGCGCGGGAGAGGGAGCTCAGCGGCTCTTCGAGGCGGTGACCCACCTGCTCTCGTGTCTGGCGGTCGAGCACCCCCGGCTCATCATGCTGGAGGATCTGCACTGGGCTGACGAGATGAGCCTGCGCCTCCTGGCCTTCGTCGCCCGACGGATGCGGAGCGCCCGCGTGCTCCTCGTGGTGACGGCACGCGAAGAGGAGGTGACGGGCACACCGGCCGCCGCGGTCCTGGCCGAGCTCGCCGAAGATCCGCGCGTCGAGCGCCTGACCCTCTCGCCGCTCTCGGGTCAGGAGACGGCCACGCTGGTGAAGTCGCTGGCCCGGGCCGGCACCTCCACGGACACGGTGGCCCGGCTCGCCGAGCAGATCTTCACCACCAGTGAGGGCAACCCGTTCATCGTGGTGGAGACGATGCGGGCCCTCGCCGACGGCACGGTGGCGCAGACCCCCACCGGGCCTGCCCTGCCCGTTCGGGTCAGAGAGGTGATCGCCGGCCGGCTCGAGCGGCTCGGCGAGCGAAGCCGCGGCGTCCTGGCGGTCGCGTCGGTGATCGGCCGCGAGTTCGATTTCGCCTTGCTGCAGGGCGCGAGCGGGCTCGATGAGGTCGAGGCGGCCGAGGAGGTGGAGCGGCTGGTCCGTCGCCGTCTGCTTCGCGTCGTCGGGGAGCGCTTCGACTTCGTTCACGAGCGCGTTCGAGAGGTCGTGCACGGACAGCTCCTGCCGCCGCGGCGCGTGCTGCTCCACGCCGCCGTGGCCCGGGCGCTCGAGCGACTGCCCGCCCTCCGACCGGACGAACACGTGGAGCGCCTGGCGCATCACACGTTCCGGGGCGAGCTCTGGGACGAGGCCGTGGTTTACGGCCAACGCGCCGGCGCCGTCGCGGCCGAACGCTCGGCCTCGGCCCAGGCCGGCGCGTGCTTCGACCAGGCGCTCGAGGCGCTGACCCGCCTGCCGGAGAGCCGTGCGACGCTCGAGCAGGCCATCGAGCTGCGCGGCTTCCGTATCGCGCACCACTTCGCCCTCGGAGAGCGTGACGCCGTCTTGCGGTGCGTACAGGAGGCGGCACTCCACGCCGAGCGCCTGGGAAATCCTCTGTACCTCGCGAGGGTCGCCACGCTGCGGGCCAATGCCCTCTGGTACGCGGGCGACATTCTTCGCGCGCTCGAAGCGGGCACCCGGGCCCTCGCCCTGGCGGAGGCGACCGGCGATGCGCCAACACTGATCCACGCGAATCTCAACCTTGGAATGATCTCCGGCAGCGTCGGCGACCATCAGCGGGCCACCGGCCTCCTCGCCAGAGCCACTCGACTGCTGGGAGGTGACCTGGAACGCGAGCGGATGGGTCGAACGCTCTACCCGTCGGTGAATACGCGTGGCGAGCTCGCTCGATCCCAGGCAGAGCTCGGCGACTTCGAGGCGGCGTCGGCCACCATCGCCGAAGCCCTCCGGATTGCGGAGGCGATCCGACACACCAGCACCCTCAATGTCCTGCGTCTCGATGGCTGCCACGTGTTGCTGTGCCGAGGCGACTTCGTCGAGGCGATGCCCGGGCTGGAGACGTGCCTCGAGTACTTTCGCGCGGCCGGCTTGCCCGCCTGGTCCTGCGCGGCGAGAGCCATGCTCGGATACGCGCAGGCCAAGACGGGACGGCCCGGAACTGGGATTGCCCTCCTGCGAGAGGCGCTCGAGGAGCTCGCGCGCGGACGTCGGACGCGGGAGGTGGTCTTCCTGGGCTACCTCAGCGAGGCGCACGTGCTGGCCCGCGAGCCGGATGCGGCGATCGAGCTGGCCGAGCGGGCGCTGGCGTTGTCCCGAGCACGGCACGAGCGGGCCGCCGAGGCGCGCCTGATCTTCCTGCGCGGCCAGATCCATGCGCAGGCGGTCGAGCGCGACGAGCGCACGTGCGAGCGTCACTACCACGTGGCGCTGGCCCTCGCCACTGAGCTGGGTCTCCGGCCCCTCGTCGCGGAGTGCCGGCTCGGGCTAGGCACGCTCTGGCGAGCGAGTGATCCCGGACGGGCCCGGGAGCATCTGGCCGCTGCGGGAGCGATGTTCCAGCAGATGGGGATGCGCTTCACGGAATGA